One Thomasclavelia spiroformis DSM 1552 DNA window includes the following coding sequences:
- a CDS encoding alpha-L-fucosidase, translated as MKLNKVLLSLVMTMSLATGMIGTTSVNAIDGYISDDDLSDTQTDVPKAWGVTPTNEQYRYQKEELAGFVHFGPNTFNEIEWGENYGDQTPDEIFRLEKDFDAKTLVKAFKDAGFKKIIVTAKHHDGFCIWNSQYTDYDVASTSYKNGDGDILAEISEECSKYDIDMGLYLSPWDIHAPSYGYYDENGNPTTADKDVLDYNDYYVNQLNEILGNDKYGNNGHFTEIWMDGAKGSGANAQEYDFKRWYNTIQSQEGEEAGFDSECMIFQCGANTTVRWIGNENGYAAKDTWSKSNVNVEADTCDDNMQGSYSVGYENGNKWTVPEADARITSGWFWGTKKIRLKVLLI; from the coding sequence GTGAAATTAAACAAAGTATTGTTATCATTAGTGATGACGATGTCTTTGGCAACAGGGATGATTGGGACAACTTCTGTAAATGCTATTGATGGTTATATTAGCGATGATGATTTATCAGATACCCAAACTGATGTGCCTAAGGCATGGGGAGTTACGCCTACAAATGAACAATATCGTTATCAAAAAGAGGAGTTAGCAGGTTTTGTTCATTTTGGGCCAAATACATTCAATGAAATTGAATGGGGAGAAAATTACGGTGATCAAACACCAGATGAAATCTTTAGATTAGAAAAAGATTTTGATGCTAAAACATTAGTGAAGGCATTTAAAGATGCAGGATTTAAAAAAATTATTGTAACGGCAAAACATCATGATGGTTTTTGTATATGGAATAGCCAATATACAGATTACGATGTGGCTAGTACAAGTTATAAAAATGGTGATGGCGATATTCTTGCAGAAATTTCTGAAGAATGTTCAAAATATGATATTGATATGGGATTATATTTATCACCATGGGATATCCATGCTCCTAGTTATGGATATTATGATGAAAATGGTAATCCTACAACTGCAGATAAAGATGTATTAGATTATAATGATTATTATGTTAATCAATTAAATGAAATTTTAGGTAATGACAAATATGGTAATAATGGTCATTTTACTGAAATTTGGATGGATGGTGCTAAAGGAAGCGGTGCAAACGCACAAGAATATGATTTTAAACGTTGGTATAATACTATCCAATCACAAGAAGGCGAAGAAGCTGGTTTTGACAGTGAATGTATGATTTTCCAATGTGGAGCAAATACCACAGTTCGTTGGATTGGAAATGAAAATGGATATGCAGCAAAAGATACATGGTCAAAATCAAATGTTAATGTTGAAGCTGATACTTGTGATGATAATATGCAAGGTAGTTATTCAGTAGGTTATGAAAATGGGAATAAGTGGACAGTACCAGAAGCTGATGCTCGTATTACTTCTGGATGGTTCTGGGGAACAAAAAAAATACGCCTAAAAGTATTACTGATTTAG
- a CDS encoding LamG-like jellyroll fold domain-containing protein: protein MSRIFSKIKYLLVFCISLGMIVPTYAITINQTSPANIIRPYTFGFGSQGDSDEGVEELVKAGNFKHLMFTDSTGYSIPYWVHIPTDDKGNPIENLPLVMYMHGYSDGGNNEIAIRYHNAVVFRLIQEQDNPDRQAIILVPQTPNATNGLNEIDYFKDQWVGIKGDDKWSQWNIEQWNMDETPRTNNLNAVVELVEAVQQQTKSDINRAYVTGISMGGCATWDLISRDNENIFAAAVPICGIGDPSKAKNAQNIPIKMYHGLKDTTIDHISSLKMYSSLRKYGNVSLVEYNQESHPCWNAAYSPILDDDNDGVSNIDDLINWMFNQSKNGTLDGKVDKDPLISVLYDAKQEKEINYLPTQWNELQEIIKKAEILLNNECTDSELKEIIKKLDEIISDKKTSYIGMWNLDEGKGNTITDTEGKYTGTLQGDVSWIDGVKGSALDFNGSGYVDLNIDDLEGNWSAGMWVKRSENSATNTALLSGDQGEIKLEQWENTTKVGITEFGVEDYSFNYTAPIDEWVHLTFVSDESGTTLYVNGEYQDHLNVTINGPLKRIGANAKSDLADTGSLYGSLDEISVYNRALSADEVKELAKLPEVDSDKTALKIAVDLANAITAEDLANVVPAVADEFIAARDEANAVYNNASASQVEVNNAFDRLASAMHMLDFVKGDKTALKAFIDKVSELEAAKYTETTWTAFETELNEAIAVYNDENAMQEEVNTAYSELVTAFLNLRLIPDKSLLEELINQANGLNKANYTKASFDGLTKALNEAKAVYENPNATQKEVDNAKFTLEKAIAGLQASTPSNVDNTVSTPVNNGDTTKSVKTGDNALVGTLAGLALLSVAGYTVLRKKED from the coding sequence GTGAGTAGAATATTTAGTAAAATAAAATATTTACTTGTTTTTTGTATTTCTCTTGGAATGATTGTTCCCACTTATGCAATAACAATAAACCAAACATCTCCAGCAAATATTATTAGGCCGTATACTTTTGGTTTCGGTAGTCAAGGAGACAGTGACGAAGGAGTTGAAGAGTTAGTTAAAGCTGGTAATTTTAAACATTTGATGTTTACTGATTCGACTGGTTATTCTATACCTTATTGGGTACATATTCCTACTGATGATAAGGGAAATCCAATTGAAAATTTACCATTAGTAATGTATATGCATGGATATTCAGATGGTGGAAATAATGAAATTGCCATAAGATATCACAATGCTGTAGTTTTTAGATTGATTCAGGAACAAGATAATCCTGATCGACAGGCTATAATACTTGTTCCTCAAACACCTAATGCAACTAATGGATTAAATGAAATTGATTATTTTAAAGATCAATGGGTTGGAATAAAAGGTGATGATAAATGGTCACAGTGGAATATTGAACAATGGAATATGGATGAAACTCCACGTACAAATAATTTAAATGCAGTTGTTGAATTGGTTGAAGCTGTACAACAACAAACAAAAAGTGATATAAATCGTGCATATGTTACTGGTATTTCTATGGGTGGCTGTGCAACTTGGGATTTAATTTCAAGAGATAATGAAAATATCTTTGCTGCAGCCGTACCAATTTGTGGAATTGGAGATCCTAGTAAAGCTAAAAATGCTCAAAATATTCCAATAAAAATGTATCATGGATTGAAAGATACAACAATTGATCATATTTCTTCTTTAAAAATGTATTCTTCATTAAGAAAATATGGAAATGTTTCTTTAGTTGAATATAATCAAGAGAGTCATCCATGTTGGAATGCTGCTTATAGTCCAATATTAGATGATGACAATGATGGAGTAAGTAACATTGATGATTTAATTAATTGGATGTTTAATCAATCAAAAAATGGAACACTGGATGGAAAGGTTGATAAAGATCCATTGATTTCAGTGTTATATGATGCAAAGCAAGAAAAAGAGATAAACTATTTACCTACACAATGGAATGAATTACAAGAAATAATTAAAAAAGCAGAAATATTATTAAATAATGAATGTACTGATAGTGAATTAAAAGAAATAATAAAAAAACTTGATGAAATTATAAGTGATAAGAAAACATCATATATAGGAATGTGGAACTTAGATGAAGGTAAAGGTAATACAATTACTGATACAGAAGGTAAGTATACAGGAACACTTCAAGGGGATGTAAGCTGGATCGATGGTGTTAAAGGAAGTGCCCTTGATTTCAATGGAAGTGGTTATGTAGATTTAAATATCGATGATCTAGAGGGCAACTGGAGTGCTGGAATGTGGGTAAAACGCAGTGAAAACAGTGCTACAAATACTGCTCTACTTTCAGGAGACCAAGGAGAAATCAAACTAGAACAATGGGAAAATACGACAAAGGTTGGAATTACAGAATTTGGAGTAGAAGATTATTCATTCAATTACACAGCACCAATCGATGAATGGGTACATTTAACATTTGTAAGTGATGAAAGTGGAACAACATTATATGTAAATGGAGAATATCAAGATCACTTAAATGTAACAATAAATGGACCGTTAAAAAGAATAGGAGCCAATGCTAAATCAGATTTAGCAGACACAGGAAGTTTATATGGTTCATTAGATGAAATAAGTGTTTACAATCGAGCTTTAAGTGCAGATGAAGTAAAAGAACTAGCTAAACTACCAGAAGTTGACAGTGATAAAACAGCATTAAAAATTGCAGTAGATTTAGCAAATGCAATTACAGCTGAAGATTTAGCTAATGTTGTACCAGCAGTAGCTGATGAGTTCATTGCAGCAAGAGATGAAGCTAATGCAGTATATAATAATGCTAGTGCTTCACAAGTTGAAGTAAATAATGCATTTGATAGACTTGCAAGTGCAATGCATATGTTAGACTTTGTAAAAGGTGATAAAACAGCATTAAAAGCATTCATCGATAAAGTAAGCGAATTAGAAGCTGCTAAATATACAGAAACTACATGGACAGCATTTGAAACAGAATTAAATGAAGCAATTGCTGTATATAACGATGAAAATGCAATGCAAGAAGAAGTAAATACAGCATACAGTGAATTAGTAACAGCATTCTTGAACTTAAGATTAATTCCAGATAAGAGCTTATTAGAAGAATTAATCAATCAAGCAAATGGATTAAACAAAGCAAACTATACAAAAGCATCATTTGATGGATTAACAAAAGCATTAAATGAAGCAAAAGCAGTATATGAAAATCCAAATGCCACTCAAAAAGAAGTAGATAATGCAAAATTTACATTAGAAAAAGCAATTGCAGGATTACAAGCAAGTACACCATCAAATGTAGATAACACAGTAAGTACACCAGTAAATAATGGTGATACAACTAAAAGTGTAAAAACAGGAGATAATGCACTAGTAGGAACATTAGCAGGGCTTGCATTATTAAGTGTAGCTGGATATACAGTACTTAGAAAAAAAGAAGATTAA
- a CDS encoding IS110 family transposase: MKLVGIDIAKYKHAAFIMDASTGESLCDPFLFKNNKDGFQKFYDELNKYTQDELLIGMEDTGHYNFAIESCLLAKGYKVALINPITTKNLRKASLKTVKSDKEDAILITKALLDKDYYRIISIQDEKLKEAKELTRYRTQLTIEMNRKKNILQRHIDIVFPEFNTLFNNEYTITYLNILRKYGDAYTIAHTDIRSLRKCFKYCNIFSAEDLKELASNSVGIHDVSISFIIQSVISSIDLINSQIEELDKKIEELAITQDSSITSIPGISIITGTSILAELGDISKYSNAGKLIKFAGVNPYISESGEFSADKTAITKKGSKYLRATLYRVIIPVIRHNPAFNNYYHLKRSQGKGHLCALGHCVRKLLRIIYHLEINHITFDINSLK, translated from the coding sequence ATGAAACTTGTTGGAATTGACATTGCCAAATATAAACATGCCGCTTTTATCATGGATGCTTCTACTGGCGAATCTTTATGTGATCCTTTTTTATTCAAAAACAATAAAGATGGATTTCAAAAATTTTATGACGAACTTAATAAATACACACAAGATGAACTTTTAATCGGTATGGAAGATACAGGACACTATAACTTTGCCATTGAAAGCTGTTTATTGGCTAAAGGTTATAAAGTTGCTTTAATCAATCCTATTACCACTAAGAACCTTAGAAAAGCTTCTTTAAAAACTGTTAAAAGCGATAAAGAAGATGCTATTTTAATTACCAAAGCTCTCCTAGATAAAGATTACTATCGCATCATCTCTATTCAAGATGAGAAATTAAAGGAGGCCAAAGAATTAACGCGCTATCGTACACAATTGACAATTGAAATGAATCGTAAGAAGAATATTCTTCAAAGACATATTGATATTGTTTTTCCTGAATTTAATACATTATTTAATAATGAATACACCATTACATATTTAAATATTTTAAGAAAATATGGTGATGCCTATACCATTGCACATACAGATATTCGTTCTTTAAGAAAATGTTTTAAATACTGTAATATCTTCTCAGCAGAAGACTTAAAAGAATTAGCTTCTAATTCTGTGGGTATTCATGATGTTTCTATTTCTTTTATCATTCAATCGGTTATTTCCAGTATTGATTTAATAAACTCTCAAATTGAAGAATTAGATAAAAAAATAGAAGAACTCGCCATCACACAAGATTCTTCTATCACATCAATACCAGGAATATCAATTATTACTGGTACTTCTATTTTAGCTGAACTTGGTGATATAAGTAAATACTCAAATGCAGGAAAATTAATTAAATTTGCAGGTGTGAATCCATATATCAGTGAATCTGGCGAATTTTCAGCTGATAAAACAGCCATAACCAAGAAAGGTTCTAAATATCTAAGGGCAACACTTTATCGAGTCATCATACCTGTAATACGCCACAACCCTGCATTTAATAACTACTATCATTTAAAACGAAGTCAAGGCAAAGGACATCTTTGCGCTTTAGGTCATTGTGTAAGAAAACTTTTAAGAATCATTTATCATCTTGAAATAAATCATATTACTTTTGATATAAATTCTCTTAAATAA
- a CDS encoding beta-N-acetylglucosaminidase domain-containing protein: MGKKLKKVLTIVVTFAMVFSSLIILNPVNAEDEEQTYAVFPTPHEVVYREGNFVISDDVNVVYGKGIDSYTKDHTVDVLGLLNKTCTVGEAVNVEKTNVVVGIYNSDDYVDKYFKENNLIDSEELFDKYDSYILSINDGTIAVLGKDTDAAFHGITSLKHIFTQVEDSTILNLKMNDYADVKARGFIEGYYGNPWSNEDRADLMTFGGDYKLNQYIYAPKDDPKHNSNWRELYTKEELEGISMAAEAGNRSKCYYVYALHPFMSNAFRFYSDEVYNEDLNVVKTKFEQLMDAGIRQFAILADDASMPYGGDSSYIRLMTDLTNWLNEKQETVEGLRTDMMFCPANYYGNGTGVTGLRGMPESVKIIQTGGQVFGSTNSTFLNNFNNSMSRSPYMWINWPCSDQTKDGLIMGGATRFLIPGADPEKIAGIVLNPMQQSEASKHGILANADYAWNIWESESDYEKVWHDSFNYMDHGTVYDTEASIALRELGKHMMNSNTGIPESVELAPKLSQFMSDLRAGNDIIAQANDLIDEFTLLQNCANTYTNNPGNERTRDQIIYWLDCWKDTTEAVINYLNAAKALQNNEETSVIWDYYSNGQTAYDASREHGFHYVDHTEYARVGRQHIYSFMQNLDTNLYGKVIGLINPGQQNVTFITNRLDGATGTISNVLDNDASTEIIYKVPNSIEAGTYVGLEYSKPIDINSVTFRLGQSGNYNDTFQRAKVQYTTDGVEWIDVNGEEYNLPQEINITGLDLKGVKAIRAIATADRTNTWLGVRDIVVNDESGNTGTKYPANVIKTDTYEVYSNYYESRLTDESDDTFVWYNKNSKVGDFVGLDLGEVKPLGLVRFVMGASGNDYWAGYDLEYSTDGQNYTVYGSYSQNVEKKTVEADLTGVNARYVRVRNTKEKNVWLKMSDFRVNKPKDTFVDTNNESLKNIATVIDAEKASIVPPADAITLNSDEYIGVTLLGIRELANIDLQLVNGEALTLQVSKNNLDWVDVDLQNADLPSARYVRLINKTDTPITFELTKFLVTVNAGDAAFEASAPEVNGYAPQNMFDSNLSTAYKPDTTEAGYISYTLSEKLDVTRMNIIQKGDVSNARVLVLVDGENGREWVQVGTLSKSLNEIYLPFWDNIYELKFEWDANSVPTITEVIKLNGIDLLPNRSVLQEYINGLNIDEDEYTPESYQVFAEKLAAANEVLANNNSNQKAIDNALADLQTAVENLVPSVEADKTALKIAIDLANAITDEDLANVVPAVADEFKAARDEANAIYGDRGATQEEINNAFDRLASAMHMLDFVKGDKTALKAFINKVSGLEADKYTETTWAAFETELNEAIAVYNDENAMQEEVNNAYSELVTAFLNLRLIPDKSLLEDLINQANGLNAVNYTKATFDGLTKALNEAKAVYENPNATQEEVDNAKFTLEKAIAGLQTVTTDNTVSTPVNNGDTTTSVKTGDESLAGMFATIALLSVAGYAVLRRKEN; the protein is encoded by the coding sequence ATGGGGAAAAAATTAAAAAAAGTATTAACAATCGTTGTAACATTTGCGATGGTATTTAGTTCATTGATTATATTAAATCCAGTAAATGCAGAAGACGAGGAACAAACATATGCTGTTTTTCCAACACCTCATGAAGTAGTTTACAGAGAAGGAAATTTTGTTATTTCTGATGATGTAAATGTAGTATATGGTAAAGGAATTGATAGCTATACTAAAGATCATACAGTTGATGTATTAGGTTTATTAAATAAGACATGTACAGTTGGTGAAGCTGTTAATGTTGAAAAAACAAATGTAGTTGTAGGAATTTATAATTCTGATGATTATGTAGACAAATATTTTAAAGAAAATAATTTAATTGATAGTGAAGAATTATTTGATAAATATGATTCTTATATTTTAAGTATTAATGATGGTACTATTGCAGTACTAGGAAAAGATACTGATGCTGCTTTCCACGGGATAACATCATTAAAACATATTTTTACACAAGTAGAAGATAGTACTATTTTGAACTTGAAAATGAATGATTATGCAGATGTTAAGGCCAGAGGTTTCATTGAAGGATATTATGGAAATCCATGGTCAAATGAAGATCGTGCAGATTTAATGACTTTTGGAGGAGATTATAAATTAAATCAATATATCTATGCTCCTAAAGATGATCCTAAGCATAATAGCAATTGGAGAGAATTATATACTAAAGAAGAATTAGAAGGAATATCTATGGCTGCAGAAGCAGGTAATAGAAGTAAATGCTATTATGTATATGCATTACATCCATTTATGTCAAACGCCTTTAGATTCTATTCTGATGAAGTTTATAATGAGGATTTAAATGTTGTTAAAACAAAATTTGAACAATTAATGGATGCAGGAATAAGACAATTTGCAATCTTAGCTGATGATGCTTCTATGCCATATGGAGGCGATTCAAGTTATATAAGATTAATGACAGATTTGACAAATTGGTTAAATGAAAAACAAGAAACAGTAGAAGGATTAAGAACAGATATGATGTTCTGTCCAGCTAATTATTATGGAAATGGTACAGGTGTAACAGGATTAAGAGGAATGCCTGAAAGTGTTAAAATCATTCAAACTGGTGGACAAGTATTTGGATCAACAAATTCAACTTTCTTAAATAATTTCAATAACAGTATGTCAAGAAGCCCATATATGTGGATTAATTGGCCATGTAGTGATCAAACTAAAGATGGATTAATCATGGGTGGAGCAACTAGATTCTTAATTCCAGGTGCTGATCCAGAAAAAATAGCTGGAATTGTTTTAAATCCAATGCAACAATCAGAAGCAAGTAAACATGGAATTTTGGCTAATGCAGATTATGCATGGAATATCTGGGAAAGTGAAAGTGATTATGAAAAAGTATGGCATGATTCTTTCAATTATATGGATCATGGAACAGTTTATGATACAGAAGCATCAATTGCTCTAAGAGAACTTGGAAAGCACATGATGAATTCTAATACAGGAATTCCAGAATCTGTAGAGCTAGCACCAAAGTTAAGTCAATTTATGAGTGATTTAAGAGCTGGAAATGATATTATTGCTCAAGCAAATGACTTAATTGATGAATTTACATTATTACAAAACTGCGCTAATACTTATACAAATAATCCAGGAAATGAAAGAACAAGAGACCAAATTATTTATTGGTTAGATTGTTGGAAAGATACAACAGAAGCAGTTATAAATTATTTAAATGCTGCTAAAGCATTACAAAATAATGAAGAAACAAGTGTAATTTGGGATTATTATTCAAATGGACAAACTGCATATGATGCTTCAAGAGAACATGGTTTCCATTATGTTGATCATACAGAATATGCAAGAGTAGGTAGACAACATATCTATTCGTTTATGCAAAATTTAGATACTAATTTATATGGTAAAGTTATAGGACTTATTAATCCAGGACAACAGAATGTTACGTTTATTACAAATCGTTTAGATGGTGCAACAGGTACAATCAGTAATGTATTAGATAATGACGCAAGTACGGAAATTATTTATAAAGTACCTAATTCGATTGAGGCTGGTACATATGTTGGTCTTGAGTATAGTAAGCCAATTGATATTAATAGTGTTACATTTAGATTAGGACAAAGTGGAAATTATAATGATACTTTCCAAAGAGCTAAAGTTCAATATACTACAGATGGAGTAGAATGGATAGATGTTAATGGTGAAGAATATAATTTACCACAAGAAATAAATATTACTGGTCTTGATTTAAAAGGTGTAAAAGCAATTAGAGCAATTGCTACTGCAGATAGAACAAATACATGGTTAGGGGTTCGTGATATCGTAGTAAATGACGAAAGTGGTAATACTGGTACTAAATACCCTGCAAATGTTATTAAAACAGACACTTATGAAGTTTATAGTAATTATTATGAATCTAGATTGACTGATGAAAGCGATGATACTTTTGTATGGTATAATAAAAATTCTAAAGTAGGAGATTTTGTTGGTCTTGATTTAGGTGAAGTAAAACCATTAGGTTTAGTAAGATTTGTTATGGGTGCTTCAGGAAATGATTATTGGGCTGGCTATGATTTAGAATATTCAACAGATGGTCAAAATTATACTGTATATGGAAGTTACAGTCAAAATGTAGAAAAGAAAACAGTAGAAGCAGATTTAACAGGAGTCAATGCTCGTTATGTACGAGTTAGAAATACTAAAGAAAAAAATGTTTGGTTAAAAATGTCTGATTTTAGAGTTAATAAACCAAAAGATACTTTTGTTGATACAAATAATGAAAGTTTAAAGAATATTGCAACAGTAATTGATGCAGAAAAAGCATCAATTGTACCACCAGCTGATGCTATTACATTAAATTCTGATGAATATATTGGAGTTACATTATTAGGAATTAGAGAATTAGCAAATATTGATTTACAATTGGTAAATGGTGAAGCATTAACTTTACAAGTATCTAAAAATAACCTTGATTGGGTAGATGTTGATTTACAAAATGCAGACTTACCTAGTGCTCGTTATGTAAGATTGATTAATAAAACAGATACACCAATTACATTTGAACTTACTAAATTTTTAGTAACAGTTAATGCTGGTGATGCTGCATTTGAAGCAAGTGCACCTGAAGTAAACGGTTATGCACCACAAAATATGTTTGATAGTAATTTATCTACTGCATATAAACCAGATACTACAGAAGCAGGATATATTAGTTATACACTTTCTGAAAAATTAGATGTTACAAGAATGAACATTATTCAAAAAGGAGACGTTTCTAATGCTAGAGTATTAGTGTTAGTAGATGGTGAAAATGGTAGAGAATGGGTACAAGTAGGTACTTTAAGCAAATCATTGAATGAAATCTATTTACCATTCTGGGATAATATTTATGAATTGAAATTTGAATGGGATGCAAATAGTGTTCCAACTATTACAGAAGTAATTAAATTAAATGGTATTGATTTATTACCAAATCGTAGTGTATTACAAGAATATATTAATGGTTTAAATATTGATGAAGATGAATATACACCAGAATCTTATCAAGTATTTGCTGAAAAATTAGCTGCTGCTAATGAAGTATTAGCTAATAATAACAGTAATCAAAAAGCTATTGATAATGCACTAGCTGATTTACAAACAGCTGTAGAAAACTTAGTTCCTAGTGTTGAAGCTGATAAAACAGCATTAAAAATTGCAATTGATCTAGCAAATGCAATCACTGATGAAGATTTAGCTAATGTTGTACCAGCAGTAGCTGATGAATTCAAAGCAGCAAGAGATGAAGCTAATGCTATTTACGGTGATAGAGGCGCAACTCAAGAAGAAATAAATAATGCATTTGACAGACTTGCAAGTGCAATGCATATGTTAGACTTTGTAAAAGGAGATAAAACAGCATTAAAAGCATTCATCAATAAAGTTAGTGGATTAGAAGCTGATAAATATACAGAAACTACATGGGCAGCATTTGAAACAGAATTAAATGAAGCTATAGCAGTATATAACGATGAAAATGCAATGCAAGAAGAAGTAAACAATGCATACAGTGAATTAGTAACAGCATTCTTGAACTTAAGATTAATTCCAGATAAGAGCTTATTAGAAGACTTAATCAATCAAGCAAATGGATTAAATGCTGTAAATTATACAAAAGCAACATTTGATGGATTAACAAAAGCATTAAATGAAGCAAAAGCAGTATATGAAAATCCAAATGCAACACAAGAAGAAGTAGATAATGCAAAATTTACATTAGAAAAAGCAATTGCCGGATTACAAACAGTAACAACTGATAACACAGTAAGTACACCAGTAAATAATGGTGATACAACTACAAGTGTAAAAACAGGAGATGAAAGCTTAGCAGGAATGTTTGCAACAATTGCATTATTAAGTGTAGCTGGATATGCAGTATTAAGAAGAAAAGAAAATTAA